CAATCCATACTCCTAAGATCAAGCCTCAAAATCAATATCGTCGAACAAGGCGAGTTCAACGAAAACGAAGACTTCAATCCACCAATCATCAAAATCCGGTTCCCAACTCCGCGAACAAGCCGCGGCCGCTTCAAAATATCAAAAACATCTCCCCACTCATGTCGCTCAAGCCGCGACCAAGTCATAGACCTGGTTGCCGATACGCGACACGAGAAGAGCTTCCATTGGCTCCTCCAAGGAGATCCAACGTCACAAAGGGCAAAAGCCGAGTCCTCGACGAGGACTGGGCTCCGCGGTTTGGACGGTAAGTTGGACGAGAATTTTTGCCAGCAACGACGGTTATCATCATCGTCGTTGCCGGAGAAATATAAAGCAGCGAGTTCGGTTAGAACCATGACTCGGTTAACTGAGTCAACTAAAACGGTTCCATGTCGACACCAAGCGGAACCTAAATGAGGAAGGACACGGAATTGACGGGTTAGGGGGTTACAAGCGAGAAGTGATTTAGTGGATTGGGCTTGGGCTTGGATTTGTGTTTGGGAGGAGTTTGGGCCGTTATTAGTGGGCTCGGCCCAAAGGTAGATGAGTCCATGAGAGGAAGCAACGGGGAGAGGGGAATTGAAAGGGAGGAAGTTAAGAGGGAAATGAAGCCAATGATTTAGGTTAGGATCGAAGAGGTGGAGATTGTggttgtggtggtggtggtggtggttatGGTGGCGGAGGGCGAGGAGGTTGAGAGGTGGAAGAGTGGTGGAGATATGGTGGACGAAGGAAGGAGTGGTGAGGAGGTTGTTGAAGAATTTAGAAAGAGAACGGCAGATGATGATTTGACGGAGGGGTAAAGAGGAGAAGATGTGGTGAAGTGTGTCTTGAGGGAGGTGGTAGATTAGTGGTGGTGGTGGTTGTTGTTCCATTTTTGTGGCGGCGAATTTGGTGTTGTGGTTGTGAAGAAGTTTGAAGGGGAAAGGGATTGAAGGATGCTTTTCTAACTTTTTTGAAGGTGTGGAATTTTTATCTTCTTTATTACGTGTTGACTTGTTCAGTCCTCTTTTGGATTTTCGATTATATTTTCCATCTCTCactatttattttccttttccttttaaTTCTCTTTCCAGTTATGTCTATATGGGTTTTGTTAAATTCTGCAATTTATGAGTTGGATTTGTCCAAAAATTCATTATGGATTCGATTTGTTAtagattttctttgatttcttcttctttaagattaaaaattattaaagtgaacaaattattatattaattatttcaatttgttatgatattaattattaatttatttaattttagatagtttatttcatttttttaaaatttgggtttaattattatataattttatattaatatttttaaataaataatgagatatattttttgagatttaacatgatattttaaaaaaattgactttatatgatattatattttaattctattttataataatatatttatatataaaaaaaaaattaatataaataatcacTCTATGCGAcaagttttttctttaatctatcGTGGAGAGGTTTTGCTATCCTATTAATATTAGGACATAAATCTAATACATAGTTCAAGGATTCTAAAAacctttgtaattgtgttttgtcaaggATTTTGTCAGGAAATTTTTCTGCGAAAGATAGGGATCTTTCAATAGAGGTAATAGTACCCCGATGGATATAATGTCTTAGGAaacggatttttgtttgaaaaagagaaactttggattttgaaacaaccaaaccatttttcttagtgatcattaaaaatgttctaagatgtttgaaatgttgttcaatagtttcagagaatattaagacatcatcaatatagacaatgcaaaattttgagaacggattaaaaatttcattcataattctttggAATTCTGAAGGAGCATTCTTTAATCCAAAGAGCATTACCGTCCACTCATATTGACCAAAAGGACCGATCAATTTGTATTTGTCAAAATCCTGATTTCATGTCAaattctgaaaatacagatgaagagtgtaatttttgtaaaagatcttTTTTATTTGGAATCAGGTAACGAATCCATTTTAAAGCTTTGTTTAAAGGTTTGTAGTTTATGACTAACCTAGGTGTAcctctttctatttcagaatttttatTCACATCGAAGGCTGCACAACTCCAAGGTGACCTAGATTTTGTAATTAGTCCTTTTTGTTCTATGTCTTGGATTTCTGCTTTGCAATGTGTTTCaagttcataattcatttggatATGTCTAGCTTTCGTTGGGATTTGTTTATCGGAAAAGTCATTTTCATATGGTAGGTCtaccatatgttgttttctGTTCCAAAAAGCATTTGATAAATCTGAACAGATTtcgttttcaattcttttttggagatatgaaattttttgttttatgaaacTATTTTGTAATCATGTCAATTACCAGGCATGCATCTTGCTGATGCATAAACAGATTGTTCAGCAAATATAGATGCAAAATTTGACCCTGCCAAATGCCTACATGATGTTGTAGCCAAAGCTCTGgtaaaattcatatatattcTCTGCATTCAGGTAATGAAAAGGACATGATGAGAAACCTAGTGAGCTATATCATATATGACACTAATTATTACGGGAAAAGTAAAACTATCTGCAACCTGGACAATtgtcttattttaaataatttatattgaaagGAGCTTGTGCTTATAATAGAAGTCAACTCACCTTCTTTCCAAGCAAGAGCCACGCCATTCATAAGCTTACAACTGCAGATTTAGGccaaatgaaaattatttacaaaaaatatagaGGGAAAGTCATGGGAGTACTAAAGAAATCATTAATGGTAGACTTATTTATCAGGCGGTGACaaaccaacaacaacaaaatccaTTCTAATGTTTCAGATTGTATGCTAAAAATATCTCTTAAGTTCCAGCCCATAAACGAGTTACGATGAAGAAGACAAAGGAATACCCAATGAtaatactttaaataaataaagagggCTAAAAGCACTATACATTATAGATTTTTCATGTAACTGACATTTTCCTTGGTTTGAAACCAGTTCAATCGCATATAGCAGACAATAGCAATTCGTTAAAATTCTGCTAAGCAACACTTCTATAGCcactatttgataatattttgaattaaatagtatatcactGAACAATAGCAATTGGTTAGAATTCCGCTATGCCATAGCACTAAAGCTGCTATTTAACAACCCTTTTTGACACttcaaatattgtttaaaattcaaatcaaatacgaaaaaactattaaaaagaAAGTGAAAGCTGCCAATATTGTTTAAACAGTGCCCTAATTTGTCAATCAGAAGTTCACTTTCTTTATATGCTAAGGTTATCTAGATAAATAGTATTAACAATCTAACTGCTAAATTTCACACATTACACCTATGTTGTTAATGGCACAGCTATGGCGCGCAATCATGGTGCGGTGCGGAGTTCGCCTGAGACGCCATTCTCAGGTGCGTTTCCGCCTTTTGCTGTCGCGGCTGCAAATCGCACTGGAATCGCATCCTCGCGCGCTAGTAAAGAGCAGAATGAAAATCCGAAAAATAACAacagaaaaaaataaaggaaaaccTGAACCGAATTTCTCACTGTTTGTGGCGGCCGACAACCAGCTCCGCCTGCGTTTTCCGGCCAGCTTTTACTTTTTACGCGAAAGCTGAATTCAGTGCGACACCAACTCGTATTAACTTTTTGTTGGTATCGATCAAACTTCAACACAGCGATAAAGCACGTGGATTCAAAtctgtgtttagggtttaaattgTTAAATATGTGTTTCAGTGTTTATCTGTTTATTTTCGTTAATTCCATCAtctgtttgtttattttttatttggacgGGTgtcttgtttatttatttattttttggaaaatgttttcattacttttttacctcaaatataatgaaatttctatttgttattaaaataaaaataaaaaataaaaaatttaattaataattatttatatcgataattttataagtaagtatgataaaagtcaaatattactaataatttaaagattgtGATTTGTGAGTGATTGACATTGTCAATATTATATTGATTGTgtgtatatattaaattttaatataaaaaatacatttttttacaagaaaataaaacatgcacataaataaaaatatttttcgtatcaaatcaaatattatatttattttaaagtaattatcactaataaattttttctaattGATTTTCTATATTTAAGATAATTACAATATTTGAATAGTTGTTCTTTATATTATGAGAGATTAGTCTAATCTATTAATACTTAGTTCTCatcattaattatttgtattcgttgatttttatttgttcataataactattgttaataaaaaaatacaataataatctTGTGACTATCCTAACACTCATAGTTATCATTTAAATGTTTCACAATCCTTCAATCTCAAATCTTGTTTACACTTAtatttctcacaattttctttATTCTCACACTATCTCTTCTCCCTTTCTCTTCACAACTAATCACATGTTAAGAGTTTTTGTTGCATCAACTTTATCATTCTCTTGACCCCCCCCTAATATTCCTTTATGACATTATTTAACAAGTACAAAAAGTAACATATCCTTTAAATGTTTCACAATCCTTCGATCTCAAACCTTgtttctaaattatatatatatatatatttagtcctttatatatttttttttcctgagttggtcctttattttaattttaagtgacaatttgatattttatgttttaaaatgtcaaaaatgttgtcctttttttttacaaaaattcaaaaaaattatcaaaattttcaaacaaaatctataaaattcattatcatcttcaataaaatacaaatttaatcaaactcataacttaaatcttgaaataaactcatattttcattctttatttgatgttgttggagatgaaaatatgagtgtatttgaatatttgagttatggatttgataaaatttgcattatattgaagatgattattaattttatgggttttggttgaaacttttgatgatttttttgaatttttgtataaaaaaggataacattgttgaaattttaaaacataaaatatcaaattgtcacttaaaattaaaataaaggaccaactcgggaaaaaaaaatataaaggactaaaacgttacctgaaattaagttaagggaccacagatgtaatttagcattttaaaaaatataatgatttagGTTGTTCTTGTGTCTTTTAATTAAGGATAAGATTGGTTTAAGCGAAGTAATCAAGAGAGAACGATGTGATAGAGAGAAATTGAGAAGAGAGCGAAGTTgttttttattgatttgaaaACAAAGACCCCAAAAAAGTAAGGGGAGTCCACCATATTTTACAATTTCttcaaaatatgaaagaaaTAGAGGAAAAATGTTATATTGTTAGTAGTTTTTGTAAGCACAGAAGTGCACCTAAGAGTGAAGTGAATTTggtgtttaaaatttttcttgtttttagagatttagtgtttgatttttctgatttaagatagtgtatggaaaagatgaatggcagaaaaataaagaacagaAAGATATTATattggttccccttataacaaAGGGTACAttcagtcctcttgcacaccataagagattttccactattgttagaataagtacaagtctcaCCCTAGGACAtttgttacaaactcctaacaatcaccctaagattgcacaccactatcttagtttacaaaacttgaagaaagaacaccatTTTACTCAATTTACAagacttgaagaaagtacaccactttcttcaatttacaacacttgaatggtttaacaatattgattttgacttagatcaatatgatataataggtgatgtacaatgataaaaatccaatataattttaagtacactagagaattattctcaatgatatgaaaatgtaaaatctgtacttgaaagtttgttcaaggttgttcaaggtttggttgtaggattggttatgtttgatctgaagttatggtgtatttatactccataaacatctcttcagattcgtggccattgatccaagagttttgatgaagaaatgcaatgacccagaaccatttcagaattgaaaaattgcattgttttcaggtgtatttgactacagcttgtgtgtagtcgaatacacattcttttaaagttcagttttatttgaattttgaagcttgtattcaaatacatattcttgtattcaaatacagatgTTTGAAGATGTTCAATTTTAGTTACTGActtatctgtattcgactacaacatgttgtattcgaatacaatattgtattttgccaaaaatattattttcaaacattatttatatatttttactttttgaaaatccttttgatgcatatgctaaaatgaaaggttctcatgtgcatttgaaatatacgaatattagattgcatcacgtacctttatattatataacttctagcatatttgaccatggttgtctttgatgtttgatttctttttgagcttgcaacttgatcatttttcttggtctttgtcttcatcaaaaacatgtattttacagttTTCTATTTATGTCCCTATTTGTTGGACAATACTTTGAGAAATAGTAGGAGTAACAATTaatcacatattttaaaatacaaaacgTCTTTGATACCACATattcacttaaaaaaaataaaacattagatatagatattttcttttatataaccAACATTTAGTTCATACCGTTTATTTATTCTCaactcaatatttttatttttatttttatgaaaattcaATACTACTTTTAAATGTATTcatgtattttcaaaaataatcaatatttttttcttttatatttctcttataccacaaaataatactttaattttttttttatttctcatatTTGTGTTTCTGCCCACACTTTTTCTTCACAACTAATCACATGTTAAATGGTTTTGTTGCATCAACTTTATCACTCTCTTGACCCCCCCCCCCAACCCAAACAAATGCTAACAAATTAAgtataaaaagttaatttttatcAGAAGTTGTGTAATCAATACAATAAAAAGAGATacattgataaatcaaaaacaaaaaagagataCATTTGacttttcaataaatattaccTTTTGTTTTTGGAGAAAATACTTACCTTAATTGAAATTCTTAAATAATCTATGGGGCCACTTGTTATATCTTATCTATAGAAGACTTAATGAACAAATTTTGTACTAAGTTGCCCCAAGACCTTCCATCAGATAGTTATCAGTTATACTAGTTAGTAGCGAATGCAGTTAGTTAGCATCCATGTGATGAGTTATTCAGAAGCTACATGTATAAAAACCAAGTTCTGTATATCATGCATCACTTTCTAAACTAACGAGTTCTTTCCACTCTATTTCGTcaaattctttttatataaGTGTTAGTGTTGTTATTGAAATTGTAACATAAAGTATATTAACTCCAGCTTTTCACTACAAatgaaacattttaaatttatatgtctaactcttttttttttatactcttatcttaaaaaaatgtgAGATGTAATTTGCAGTGTTAATCTAATTATTAGATAACATATGAAAATTTTCTCCCATTTTAAAGTTTTCATGTTATTATGTattgattgttttttatttctcattAATGTTTTATCAACAGAATTGTTGGTATACTCCCaacattctctatttttaaatttttttctggTAAATTAACTTATAGCTAATAGATAATAGTTTATAGCTGATAATTGTTGGtttgataaaaattaacaaCTCAATTAGCttaaagtataaaataacataatagatcattcttatttaaaaataatttttattatccaatgtttaaaatattttaaagtagttatttaagttttttattaatttaaatttatcaatctaatatatttattaggctaaattacatttgtggtccttaacttaatttcaggtaacgttttagtcatttatcttttttttttcccgatttagtcatttattcctaacaatatcaaataaagtatgaaaatat
This region of Cicer arietinum cultivar CDC Frontier isolate Library 1 chromosome 8, Cicar.CDCFrontier_v2.0, whole genome shotgun sequence genomic DNA includes:
- the LOC101513358 gene encoding SKP1-interacting partner 15 gives rise to the protein MEQQPPPPLIYHLPQDTLHHIFSSLPLRQIIICRSLSKFFNNLLTTPSFVHHISTTLPPLNLLALRHHNHHHHHHNHNLHLFDPNLNHWLHFPLNFLPFNSPLPVASSHGLIYLWAEPTNNGPNSSQTQIQAQAQSTKSLLACNPLTRQFRVLPHLGSAWCRHGTVLVDSVNRVMVLTELAALYFSGNDDDDNRRCWQKFSSNLPSKPRSPVLVEDSAFALCDVGSPWRSQWKLFSCRVSATRSMTWSRLERHEWGDVFDILKRPRLVRGVGNRILMIGGLKSSFSLNSPCSTILILRLDLRSMDWDEAGRMPPEMFRCFQDAGKFKVFGAGDRVCFSAKRIGKLALWDRCAAKGDEWRWINNVPGNGDGLYRGFVFEGRLDALP